In Leptospira saintgironsiae, one genomic interval encodes:
- a CDS encoding ankyrin repeat domain-containing protein produces MEKISVMPRAYVKVDYKENVNRQPRVVVTPTRGAFLKIACISLIFLLSGSELFAKENSVQKIYIHKLKLENGVPKYLESRFRNGIINSILKNFEGKYNIADDDSLAALLKQVELNQKLNCSDEICMKQIADAIDADELISGTIFLSNKGYKINLRSQKRDSVALTYTIKTSFDLEFPEYQIDYYSSEAGRKLIDPRYAINFAAAFPGVVEKVEFPSFKVQDDKTGEINVLNFKIEDQSAKSFIETIRPKLSKADDLVKEKLYEKSIPEYVDTLNALEQRLSDRSKTEMSDYLKNIRGKISNSYFLIYKDKFSEMDLSAQKGGEVSFLKRLNEQYKDLKKEYITKTPSSFRLSEFEKALDDRIEKLNFLIFGLQEKEGDRLYSDFDFTGAILNYRSVRSELVKLKSGPESSALKSRVERKILTSETTGRSYLQSKLSGLYQSLEKSFLAEALESDPDRQKNYIEKIGEGFKQILEVLARSEFVSEEQIKYFNHFRTKAAPQVGKNLFDQETANLLLHEGIDKKSKTQVDTCIKLGANPNSIQPESGKNAAQRLAENDTILISPDSLKILRNSLKTNPSLDSDFFESVRQRKIDDINRFVLRGSDPNTKDYMDNTPLHKSAGFGYYEVSSFLLQIGAELNSKNGEGETPLHRAVLHGFYELCTLFLRSGADPNATRNDGMTPLHLAVQYPDITRLLLQRGADLNMKNDEGWTPVHKAAESGDPESLKLLIQAGARVNEKDNIGWTPMDWAVQKNRYENPNIVKILKKAGAECQVNCVE; encoded by the coding sequence TTGGAAAAGATTTCTGTAATGCCGCGGGCCTATGTAAAGGTTGACTATAAAGAGAATGTCAATAGGCAGCCTCGCGTTGTTGTAACTCCTACAAGGGGCGCTTTTTTAAAAATTGCTTGTATCTCTCTAATTTTCCTTCTCTCCGGTTCAGAACTTTTCGCCAAAGAAAATTCAGTCCAGAAGATCTATATCCATAAACTCAAATTAGAGAATGGAGTTCCAAAATATTTAGAAAGTAGATTTAGGAACGGGATCATCAATTCTATATTAAAAAATTTTGAAGGAAAATATAATATAGCCGACGATGATTCTTTAGCTGCACTTCTTAAACAAGTAGAGTTAAACCAAAAGTTAAACTGTAGCGACGAGATCTGCATGAAACAGATAGCAGATGCAATCGATGCAGATGAATTAATTTCAGGTACTATCTTTCTTTCGAATAAAGGTTATAAGATAAATTTAAGATCTCAAAAAAGAGATTCAGTTGCACTAACTTATACGATCAAAACTTCTTTCGATCTGGAATTTCCGGAATACCAAATAGATTATTATTCTTCTGAAGCAGGACGAAAACTAATCGATCCAAGATATGCAATCAATTTTGCAGCCGCATTTCCTGGAGTAGTGGAGAAGGTAGAATTTCCCAGTTTTAAGGTCCAAGACGACAAAACAGGTGAGATCAATGTTCTGAATTTCAAAATAGAGGATCAAAGTGCTAAAAGTTTTATAGAAACGATCAGACCAAAACTTTCTAAAGCAGATGATCTAGTAAAAGAAAAACTCTACGAAAAATCTATTCCAGAATATGTGGATACCTTAAATGCATTAGAACAAAGGCTTTCAGATAGATCCAAAACGGAAATGTCGGATTATCTAAAAAATATCCGAGGCAAAATATCTAATTCATATTTCCTAATATATAAGGACAAGTTTTCCGAAATGGACCTATCTGCTCAGAAAGGTGGAGAAGTTTCTTTTTTAAAAAGATTAAATGAGCAATATAAGGATCTTAAAAAAGAATATATAACCAAAACACCTTCTTCTTTTAGATTGTCTGAATTTGAAAAAGCATTAGATGATCGGATCGAAAAATTAAATTTTCTGATCTTTGGTCTCCAAGAGAAAGAAGGAGATAGACTCTACTCAGATTTCGATTTTACAGGAGCTATCTTAAATTATAGATCTGTTCGCAGTGAACTTGTCAAATTAAAATCCGGACCAGAATCTTCTGCATTAAAATCAAGAGTAGAAAGAAAGATTTTAACTTCTGAAACTACAGGAAGATCTTATCTACAAAGTAAACTTTCCGGATTATATCAGAGTTTAGAAAAATCATTTCTTGCAGAAGCATTAGAATCAGATCCGGATCGTCAAAAAAATTATATAGAAAAGATAGGAGAAGGTTTCAAACAGATCCTTGAAGTTTTAGCGAGGTCGGAATTCGTTTCAGAAGAGCAGATCAAGTATTTCAATCATTTCCGTACCAAGGCAGCTCCTCAGGTTGGTAAAAACTTATTCGATCAAGAAACTGCGAACCTTCTTCTTCATGAAGGAATCGATAAAAAATCCAAAACACAGGTAGATACATGCATCAAGTTAGGAGCAAATCCGAATTCTATCCAACCTGAATCAGGCAAAAACGCTGCACAAAGATTAGCGGAAAATGATACGATCCTGATCAGTCCCGATTCTTTGAAAATTTTAAGAAATTCTCTCAAAACAAATCCAAGTTTGGATTCAGACTTTTTCGAATCTGTTCGCCAAAGAAAAATTGATGATATCAATCGATTTGTGCTAAGAGGTTCAGATCCGAATACAAAAGATTATATGGATAATACTCCTTTGCATAAGTCAGCGGGTTTTGGATATTATGAAGTATCTTCGTTCCTCTTACAGATTGGAGCAGAATTAAATTCCAAAAACGGAGAAGGAGAAACACCTCTGCATAGAGCAGTGCTTCATGGTTTTTATGAGTTATGCACTTTATTCTTAAGATCTGGAGCAGATCCAAATGCAACTAGAAACGATGGAATGACACCTTTACATCTAGCAGTTCAATACCCGGATATCACAAGATTACTTTTGCAAAGAGGAGCCGATCTAAACATGAAGAATGATGAGGGTTGGACACCCGTTCATAAGGCTGCAGAAAGTGGAGATCCTGAATCCTTAAAACTTTTGATCCAAGCAGGCGCAAGAGTAAACGAAAAAGATAATATTGGTTGGACTCCTATGGACTGGGCTGTCCAAAAGAATCGATACGAAAATCCTAATATAGTTAAGATCCTAAAAAAAGCAGGAGCAGAATGCCAGGTAAACTGCGTGGAGTAG
- a CDS encoding TlpA family protein disulfide reductase has protein sequence MKTILWVLISLLSIGNLTAGPKDQNEIPNIPLYSLDLERKTLYQELNQIPEGDLVILNFTSSDCPPCKEEVPNLLEYSKKWNGSHPKTKLHLWIVFVGDDPSSVSKLANELGIKKQASLYFDSLQTSMRILEFPGTPTTMVVQKKNVLFKEYGYTKENWSKMISVLENRR, from the coding sequence ATGAAAACGATCCTCTGGGTTCTAATCTCATTACTTTCTATCGGAAATTTAACTGCAGGTCCAAAAGATCAAAACGAGATTCCGAATATTCCCTTATATTCCTTGGATCTAGAAAGAAAAACATTATACCAAGAGCTTAACCAAATCCCAGAAGGAGATCTAGTCATTCTAAATTTCACAAGTTCAGATTGTCCTCCTTGCAAAGAAGAAGTTCCAAATCTATTAGAATATTCTAAAAAATGGAACGGCTCTCATCCAAAAACAAAATTACATCTTTGGATCGTTTTTGTAGGAGATGATCCAAGTTCTGTTTCCAAATTGGCAAACGAACTTGGGATCAAAAAACAAGCCTCTTTATATTTTGATAGTCTACAAACCAGCATGAGAATTTTAGAATTCCCTGGAACTCCTACAACCATGGTGGTCCAAAAGAAAAACGTCCTATTCAAAGAATATGGATACACCAAAGAAAACTGGTCCAAAATGATTTCCGTTCTGGAAAATAGGAGATAG
- a CDS encoding acetyl-CoA acetyltransferase yields the protein MKDAVYVLGGEQTDFQRNWTKEGKTFMSLFREAVQDGLEKVGLTPDEIKKLNKQNRIGVFVGNFDAEQYAVQGHLGAFLTEVDPCFFGVPGARYEAACASGSVALDAAQTKLRAKDYDVAIVVGMEIMKTVSSSVGGDFLGTAAYYEKEAKGVQFPFPKLFGKLADVLLERYKLDEKRYMGALAEISRINYANAKRNPKAQTRSWFMNNEHANTRGGEFNMAVGGRLAITDCSQVTDGAALVVLANKNYAEEFAKKKGTKLSAYPKIKGWGHRVAPITFEAKVAESKGDKWVLPWTRQTVKDAFDRSGMNTKDIDVFETHDCFTSSEYAAISAFGITQPGKEHEAIEDGVIDFHGKKPINPSGGLIGAGHPVGASGVRMMLDIYKQVTGTAGDYQVEGAKNGLMLNIGGSATTNYVFVVGK from the coding sequence ATGAAAGATGCAGTTTACGTACTCGGCGGAGAGCAAACAGACTTCCAACGTAACTGGACTAAAGAAGGAAAAACCTTCATGTCCTTGTTCAGGGAAGCCGTTCAAGACGGACTAGAAAAAGTTGGTCTTACTCCTGACGAAATCAAAAAATTAAACAAACAAAATCGTATTGGTGTTTTCGTTGGAAACTTCGATGCAGAACAATATGCAGTCCAAGGACATTTGGGCGCTTTCTTAACTGAAGTAGATCCTTGTTTCTTCGGAGTTCCAGGCGCTCGTTATGAGGCAGCTTGCGCTTCCGGATCTGTTGCTCTTGATGCAGCTCAAACTAAACTTCGCGCTAAAGATTATGATGTAGCGATCGTTGTTGGTATGGAGATCATGAAGACAGTTTCTTCTTCCGTTGGAGGAGACTTCTTAGGAACAGCAGCTTATTACGAAAAAGAAGCGAAGGGAGTTCAATTCCCGTTCCCTAAACTTTTCGGAAAACTCGCAGACGTTCTTTTAGAGCGTTATAAGTTAGATGAAAAACGTTATATGGGAGCTCTTGCGGAAATTTCTAGAATTAATTACGCAAACGCGAAACGTAACCCTAAAGCTCAAACTCGCTCTTGGTTCATGAACAATGAACATGCAAACACAAGAGGTGGAGAGTTTAATATGGCAGTGGGTGGACGCCTTGCGATCACCGACTGTTCTCAAGTAACTGATGGCGCTGCGTTAGTGGTTCTTGCTAACAAAAATTACGCAGAAGAATTCGCTAAGAAAAAAGGAACTAAACTTTCTGCTTATCCTAAGATCAAAGGATGGGGACATAGAGTTGCTCCAATCACTTTTGAAGCAAAAGTTGCTGAATCTAAAGGTGACAAATGGGTTCTTCCTTGGACTCGTCAAACCGTTAAAGATGCATTCGATCGTTCTGGTATGAATACTAAGGACATCGATGTTTTCGAAACTCACGACTGTTTCACTTCTTCCGAGTATGCAGCGATCTCCGCTTTCGGGATCACTCAACCTGGTAAAGAGCACGAAGCAATCGAAGACGGAGTGATCGACTTCCACGGTAAAAAACCAATCAACCCATCCGGTGGACTTATCGGAGCGGGACACCCTGTTGGAGCTTCCGGTGTTAGAATGATGTTAGACATCTACAAACAAGTTACTGGAACCGCAGGTGATTACCAAGTAGAAGGCGCTAAAAATGGACTGATGCTCAATATCGGAGGATCAGCAACCACCAATTACGTTTTCGTAGTCGGAAAATAA
- a CDS encoding 3-hydroxyacyl-CoA dehydrogenase family protein translates to MREIKTVTVLGANGTMGAGSAAIVAAFGKAKVHMLARDVNKAKEGIEKAISSIKTDTIRPRLIPGSYDQDLEKAVSESDWVFELVAESYEVKEPINKRIAKARKPGTIVSTVSSGLSIARLADAFDEDGKKHYYGTHFFNPPYKMILCELVTHAGNDKKVTKKLGEYLDKTLGRAVVYTNDTPAFAGNRIGFQLINEAAIKAEEYSDKGGIALIDAIMSGYTGRAMAPLDTADFVGLDVHKAIVDNLYEMTKDAAHSTFKLPGYFQKLIDKGDLGRKSGQGLYKMTKTPDGKKEKLYYDIKGDLFVPVPKFDIPFIKEANRRIGEADYIGAMNIVKEAKGLEADIARYFIARYVSYSLSLVGEVVESKEMTDLAMGTGFNWAPASAFVDFLGGPKEAISLITKAKLPVPEVLAKAKAGKPFYQLKDILDARSLFKG, encoded by the coding sequence ATGAGGGAAATCAAAACCGTAACCGTTCTTGGCGCAAATGGGACAATGGGCGCCGGATCTGCAGCTATCGTAGCAGCTTTCGGCAAAGCGAAAGTCCATATGTTGGCTCGTGACGTAAACAAGGCTAAAGAAGGGATCGAAAAAGCAATTTCTTCTATTAAAACGGACACTATTCGTCCTAGATTAATTCCAGGTTCTTATGACCAAGATCTGGAAAAAGCAGTCTCTGAATCCGATTGGGTTTTCGAGCTTGTTGCAGAAAGTTATGAAGTAAAAGAACCGATCAACAAAAGGATCGCGAAAGCTCGTAAACCGGGCACTATCGTATCCACTGTTTCTTCTGGTCTTTCTATCGCTCGTCTAGCAGATGCTTTCGACGAAGACGGTAAAAAACATTATTACGGAACTCACTTCTTCAACCCTCCGTATAAAATGATCCTTTGTGAATTAGTAACTCACGCAGGAAACGATAAGAAAGTTACTAAAAAGTTAGGCGAGTATCTGGATAAAACTCTGGGACGCGCTGTAGTTTATACGAATGATACTCCAGCATTCGCAGGTAACAGGATCGGATTCCAGTTGATCAATGAAGCTGCTATCAAAGCGGAAGAATATTCTGACAAAGGTGGTATCGCACTTATCGACGCGATCATGAGTGGTTACACTGGAAGAGCAATGGCTCCTCTTGATACTGCTGACTTCGTTGGTTTAGATGTTCACAAGGCTATCGTAGACAACCTCTATGAGATGACTAAAGATGCTGCACATTCTACATTCAAACTTCCTGGTTATTTCCAAAAGTTAATCGATAAAGGTGACTTAGGAAGAAAGTCCGGACAAGGTCTTTACAAAATGACCAAAACTCCTGACGGTAAGAAAGAAAAATTATATTATGATATCAAAGGTGACCTGTTTGTTCCGGTACCTAAATTTGATATTCCTTTCATCAAAGAAGCAAACCGCAGGATCGGAGAAGCCGATTATATCGGTGCGATGAATATCGTAAAAGAAGCGAAAGGTCTGGAAGCAGACATCGCTCGTTACTTCATTGCCCGTTACGTAAGCTACTCTCTCTCTCTCGTGGGAGAAGTTGTGGAAAGCAAAGAAATGACCGATCTTGCAATGGGAACCGGATTTAACTGGGCTCCTGCATCCGCATTCGTAGACTTCTTAGGCGGACCTAAGGAAGCAATCAGTCTAATCACTAAAGCAAAGCTTCCTGTTCCGGAAGTATTGGCAAAAGCGAAAGCGGGAAAACCTTTCTATCAACTGAAAGATATTTTAGACGCTCGTTCTCTTTTTAAAGGATAA
- the amt gene encoding ammonium transporter: MILEKSLLDILWVLVCSGLVLIMQGGFLVLESGLTRAKNSINVAIKNVADFGVATLLFYTFGFGLMFGVTWNGLIGTSLFAPVFPEGKAWPPTFFLFQLVFCGTSATIVSGAVAERLKFHSYLFATALISGVIYPIAGHWCWGGSLTDENHGWLAARGFHDFAGSTLVHSVGGWVSLSLLLIVGARIGRFPENEPPKAVTGSNLPMAMLGGILLWFGWMGFNGGSTLGFNEKVPGIILNTIISSGFSLMVAMLAAWLIKGFPEATAPLNGSLAGLVAITAGADCFTPVQSAIIGSIAGSFVLPAEKLLEKLKIDDAVGAIPVHLIGGIWGTIAVGIFGDLNLIGHNESRVSLLLTQILGIVSVGGFAFGLSLLIFYLINKFFPLRVDGDEERMGLNISEHKATTELIDLFLAMDYQRKTGDLAVDVPVEPFTEVGQIAERYNLVLGTVRSTLADNEKARIEIEEAYEKVRIEQDKAEKLLLNILPDSIAQELKSNTGLIADSYPNVSILFADIVGFTKISAVMKPESVVRILNEVFSHFDILAEKYGLEKIKTIGDAYMAVGGLPLPNEAHPLLVAHMAWDMKELLSKFKLKKMGTKLRMRIGINTGPVVAGVIGTKKFIYDIWGDAVNLASRMESHGVPGEIQVTESTAELIKSDFALTERGEIKVKGKGLVKTFLISHRLRSPEESFTDLGYSFSTT; encoded by the coding sequence ATGATCTTAGAAAAGAGCTTATTAGATATACTTTGGGTCTTGGTATGTTCAGGACTGGTGCTAATCATGCAAGGCGGTTTCCTTGTATTAGAGTCCGGACTTACTAGAGCCAAGAACTCAATCAACGTTGCCATCAAGAATGTGGCGGACTTTGGAGTTGCCACTCTTCTTTTTTACACATTTGGATTCGGACTTATGTTCGGAGTCACTTGGAATGGCCTCATAGGAACTTCTTTATTTGCTCCTGTGTTTCCAGAAGGTAAGGCTTGGCCTCCGACCTTCTTCTTATTCCAATTAGTTTTTTGTGGAACTTCCGCTACTATCGTTTCGGGAGCAGTTGCAGAAAGATTAAAATTCCATTCTTACTTATTCGCTACGGCTCTTATCTCAGGAGTGATCTACCCGATCGCTGGACATTGGTGTTGGGGAGGAAGTTTGACCGATGAGAATCATGGTTGGCTAGCCGCCAGAGGATTTCATGATTTCGCAGGTTCTACTTTGGTTCATAGTGTTGGTGGTTGGGTATCACTTTCACTTCTTCTTATCGTGGGGGCAAGGATAGGAAGATTTCCGGAGAATGAACCACCTAAAGCGGTAACTGGAAGTAATTTGCCTATGGCGATGTTAGGCGGAATCCTTCTTTGGTTCGGATGGATGGGATTTAATGGGGGAAGTACTTTAGGTTTTAACGAAAAAGTTCCAGGCATTATTCTAAACACTATCATCTCTTCCGGATTTTCTCTCATGGTTGCGATGTTGGCAGCATGGTTGATCAAAGGATTTCCAGAAGCGACTGCACCATTAAACGGATCCTTGGCTGGACTAGTCGCTATCACTGCTGGAGCAGATTGTTTTACTCCAGTTCAGTCCGCGATCATTGGCAGTATCGCTGGCTCCTTTGTTCTTCCGGCTGAAAAACTTTTAGAAAAACTGAAGATAGACGATGCGGTTGGAGCAATTCCGGTCCACTTGATCGGAGGAATTTGGGGAACGATTGCTGTAGGAATTTTTGGCGATCTGAATCTGATCGGGCATAATGAAAGCCGGGTCTCTCTTCTTCTTACCCAGATATTAGGAATTGTTTCAGTGGGAGGATTTGCGTTTGGACTTTCTTTGCTGATCTTCTATCTGATTAACAAATTTTTCCCTCTCCGGGTAGATGGGGACGAAGAAAGAATGGGACTGAATATCTCAGAGCATAAAGCAACTACTGAGTTGATCGATCTGTTCTTAGCAATGGATTATCAGAGAAAAACTGGCGACCTGGCAGTGGATGTTCCTGTAGAACCATTCACAGAAGTAGGTCAAATTGCAGAACGTTACAATTTGGTTCTCGGAACAGTACGCTCTACGCTCGCAGACAATGAAAAAGCAAGAATAGAGATCGAAGAAGCTTATGAGAAGGTGCGTATCGAGCAGGATAAGGCGGAAAAATTACTGCTGAACATTCTTCCTGACTCTATTGCACAGGAATTGAAGTCGAACACGGGACTCATCGCAGATAGTTATCCGAATGTTTCTATACTTTTTGCAGATATTGTTGGTTTCACTAAAATTTCTGCAGTGATGAAGCCTGAATCCGTAGTACGCATCTTAAACGAAGTATTCTCTCATTTCGATATTCTAGCAGAAAAGTACGGTTTGGAGAAGATTAAGACCATCGGAGACGCGTATATGGCTGTAGGAGGCCTTCCTTTACCGAATGAGGCACATCCTTTGCTTGTAGCTCATATGGCTTGGGATATGAAAGAACTCCTTTCTAAATTCAAACTTAAGAAAATGGGTACTAAACTGCGCATGAGGATAGGGATTAATACTGGTCCAGTAGTCGCAGGAGTCATCGGAACTAAAAAATTCATCTACGATATATGGGGAGATGCAGTAAATCTTGCTAGTCGTATGGAATCTCATGGTGTTCCAGGAGAAATTCAGGTCACAGAATCCACTGCTGAACTAATTAAATCCGATTTTGCGTTAACAGAAAGAGGAGAGATCAAGGTGAAAGGAAAAGGTTTAGTCAAAAC